The Cervus canadensis isolate Bull #8, Minnesota chromosome 21, ASM1932006v1, whole genome shotgun sequence genomic interval GTGTAGGTTTGAGTGAACTTTCTAAAACTCCCATGCCAATGAGAATTCAAAGCAAGAGTGAACAAACAAACCAAAGGCAAAGCCCTGAGAAGAATAAGACAAGGTTCACACAAGTtggattttaatttcttctagaaTAAAAGAAATCTTTGTGGCTCACGAGTGGTATAGTCCATAAGTATCTGACCTTCATCCAAGACCATATATTTGTCTGAAGCTTCTCTTTGGCATTTAATTTGTTGAGGGGCCTTTTGGGGAGATGGTGTGGAGGAAATTATGGAggtggcttccctgctggctcagcggtaaagagtctatctgtaatgcaggaaatccaggtttgatccctgagttggaaagataccctggagaaggaaatggtgacacactgcaatattcttgcctgggaaatcccatgggcagaggagcctggcaggctgcaaaaGAGGCAGgcacaactaaacaaaaaagaacaattatAGATTCAGAGTTCTTACCATCCTCATTGTTGTATGAACAAATACATGCTATTAATGCTTACCAGTTGCTGAATACATCTCCATTTGTCCATATCCAGAGTTTGCTTGTGCTGTCCATTTTCAGTCCAATCCAATAGCAAGAGGGTCCCAGATAGGGCATCAAAGATTCCTTTCACAAAATACAGAGTGCTCTCCTAGTTTTCTCATTCTTGTTACCTCCAATGCTATAGTCATTTTGAGCCCACTACTCTCTTGCTAGAATTATTGCAACAGCCTAATAACATACACTCTGCTTTATATTTGTAATTCAAGGgcacattacattaaaaaaaaatgattattttaaaacttaagttaAATCacatcatactttttttttcttcattttctgcaatATCTCCTAAGTCTAGTTTAAAAAAGCCTACAGACCTAGATGAGCCATATACCTCACTCACAGTCTCATGTTAGGTACATTGACTGGCTGCCTCTTTTCTGttcattgaattttccaggcaaataccTACTTTAAGattcatgttctagctatttcCTTTTCTGGGAAGTTTGTCCCCCAGATATTCCCTTGACCAACTAACTCCCTTATCTACATTACATTTTTGCTCAAGTGTTATCACTGAGTTGACTATATTACTTGCAGTCTACCCACTGAAAATACTCATAAAATCCTCTCAACTTACAATTTTTTGCATAAAATTTACTAATTTGCaacatactatataatttatatgtatattatggttatcttttttattccttGTCTCTTCTCATGTGATTTAACCTCTATAAAGACAAAGATCTTTGATTGTCTCATTGACTGATCTATCACACCCTTGAAGTATACCTGTACAGAATAGCTACTCAGTAAATTAAATGGAATGTATATTGCGAAGGGGACATCTAACCACTTCATTCTTGGAGTTGAATATGGCCAGAGATCCAGAGTGAGCTGTGCACTTTGTCTGGCCATCCATCCAAGTTTTTTCACGTTCAGATTGAAAGAAGCAATTATTATTGATTCGGCTCCAGCTTTGTGGACATGTAATTGCATCCTCAGAGCATGTCTTGTTGTAGAAGATCACTGGATTTTTAGCTAAAATTAACACAGTAATTGAGGGGGGGGAAATGAAGAAAgtgtaagaaaatgaaagagtttCACCTTCACTGTAAAAgattctcatatatttcagactgaGAAAACGTATATTATCTCCATGTTCAAACGATTTAACTGACATAATTCAGGAAAATTAAAGATCAAGAACAGAGCATAAAACAAATCACCATTGAAGAATGCAGAtctatgtataatttaaaatggtaataataaacAAACTTTCAGAAACTCAATCTTCTTTAgacatttttcctttgatttttttttcatactactggtattttctttatttaccagttttttttccctgtaatttacTATGGTGGCTGGGACACATCTCATGATAAATAAGGTATTTCTCCCTGTTAATCTCAGATACTTGGCTCCCTATTGCTGACTTAAGTGAGAGTAGATTGTCTTTCAAAAACAGCACCTCTCATTAAAATTGTTCCTTTATCCTTAAATGCAAAACGATGGAGGGGAAAATATGTTGAACTCTTACTAACATTCAGTTTTTACTCTCCAACTTACTGCCACTAGGTAGATAAAATTACTCATGAAAGTGTAACAATCTTCAGAGAAATTAGGTTTAATAAAGAGGACACCTCTAACCCACAGCTGACAGAAATGACTGGTCACACTTAATCCCCTGAATTTGAAGACCCTCAAACTGTATAATAAACCAACAGTATGGGACTATACATATGAGTCCTGGTATAAAAGTCAAGTGGAAAAACTCAGGTCACCAATATtgatttcaaaatgattttaaaatgtcaagttcAAATAAACATCTTGTTCAAAAATCAAGTCTGTGGCTCAGAACTTGGGTCACCAGAAAGCCATGTTTTCTAATTTACTCACtactttgttcattcattcattcattcaacaattatcaTTTGAGCTGCTACCGTGTGCCAGATACTTTTGTAGCTTTAGAAACACAACTCtataaataagatacaaaaatCCTTCCCCTAAATGGGACTTACATATCTAATAAACTATACTAGTTTGTCATAAAGTGCATCAAAGTAAAGGGGATTGGGATTGTTGGTGGAAAGAGGTGCAATTTTAATGCAATAGTCCAGACAGTGTTCCATGAGATATTTATTAAAGATTTGAAGGAGGTAGCTAGGGGGGCATATTCACATACAGGGGAAGAGCTTCCCAAACAAAAAGAAGACCTAGGACAAAAGACAAAGATGAACGTGTCTTCCTTCTTCACAAAGTAGTGAGGATGCCAGAGGACTAGAGAAAAATGAAGTAGTAAGAGATGAGATCACAGAGATAATTGAATGACCAGATCCAACAGAGCCTTGTGGCCCTTAGTAGGATTTTGGCATCACTCCAACAGAATAAAAGACCTCTGCAGCATTTTGTACAAATCTGATTTGTctcaaaaaattgttaaaaatagaCTCTAGAACTGTACTGCCTGAAATGATAGCCATAGCTAGGTGTGAGTATTGAGCACCTGAATATTGCTAGTCCAAATCCAGGTGTCTTATAAGTATAAAACGCACACTGAATATCAAACACTACAAAAAATAGTATGAAGATCTCAATACTGTTTACATAGCTACATGATGAAATGATAATACATTGACTAcgtttgaattaaataaaatgcaattaaaactgttgcaatttttctttaatttcaatgTGGctgttaaaatttaaatgatatttgTGACTCACATTATATTTTCACTGGGCATGTTGCTCTAGAAGGTCAAAGGTGGAAGAGAGAAGAAGATATAGAAGATAGAAAATGTGAATTAGGAACGATCAAGAGGGTAGAAATGATGAAAAGTACTCAGATTATAGCCATATTTTGAAAGGCCAGGCAGAATTTGCTGATTATGTTTGGGGCTTGACAGTGGGGAAAAGAGTCAAAAAAGGGCTATAAAGTTTTTGTCTTGAAAACTGGAAAGATAAAGTTGCTATTTCCTGAGATGAGGAAAACCATAGATAGAAGGGGCTATAGGAGACAGAAGTTTAAAATTTCTGCTTGGACAATGCTAGGTTTGAGATGATTGTTAGAGAGTCAAGTAGGTGGATTTAACAATTTGGAATTCAGTGAGAAGAACCAGACTAGAgatatatatttggaaattatcaATGCTAATGTAAAAGTTTTGTCTGGTTCAGGTCACCAAGAGTACAAAGGCAGATGAAGAGGGGACCTGCTCTAGGACTGAACCTGGGGCAAAGGTAAGAGGTCAGGGAGAAAATAAGGAACAAATACAAGAAACCTGCAAATAAGCAACAGATTAGGTAGGAAGCAAGGCATGAGAGAATGCTGTTTTGGAAGTCAAATGAACAAATCATTTCCAAGGAGAGAGACAGTGCTGACTACTGCACAGATCAAGTTTGATAAAGACTAAGAATTTATCTGGAAGTTACTAATGGACTTGTAAGGTAAATtggtagaaaaagaaatgacaaaacccactgaaaaaataaattaattaattaattaaaaaaataaaataaaataaaatagataaccaaaaaaaaaaaaaaaaaaaaagaaagaaatgggaatctGAGCAGAGTAGATTCAGCAGAAGACAGCAAAACAGACATTAGGAAAAGCTAGCAAAGAAAATTTTTCAAGGAGGCTACtgtacagaggagaaaacaaattGGTAGATGAAGGAAGAGTAAAGCCTAgagagtttgttttttgttttttttttgacagggGAGAGTAGGGGAGATATCACTATATCATGTTGCCCATGAGGATATTTCAGTTGAGCATGAAAAGGCTGATGATGCAGAGAAGAGAGACAAGATTTACTACAGTAATACCAATCAGGTAAGAGGCTATAGGCTAGCATAGAACATGAACACTGAATCTACATAGTACCAAGAATCTGGATAGAGTTTATGGGTAGAGATAGAGGTAATACAATAGGTGTGGTGATGAGAGTTATTTGGAAGTTTTCTACTAATTGCCATAAAAATGCCatgctggacgaagcacaagttggaatgaaggttgccgggagagatatcaataacctcagatatgcagatgacaccacccttatggaagaaagtgaagaggaattgaggagcctcttgatgaaagtgaaagatgcgagtgaaaaagctggcttaaaactcaatgttcaaaaaacaaagatcatggcatctggtcccatcacttcatggcaaatagatgtggaagcaatggaaagagtgacagaatttattttcttgggctccaaaatcactgtagatggtgactgcagcaatgaaattaaaagatgcttgctccttgtagaaaagttatgaccaacctagacagcattttaaaaagaagagacattactttgccagcaaagttctgtctagtcaaagctatagtttttccagtagacatgtttggatgtgagtaggaccataaaaaaggctgagcactgaagaattgatgcttttgaactgtggtgttggagaagactcttgagagtcctttgtattgcaaggagatccaaccaattaatcctaaaggaaatcagtcctgaatattcattggaaggactgatgctgaagctgaagctccaatattttggctatctgatgcgaagaactgactcttcggaaaagatcctgatgctggggaagattgaaggtgggaggagaaagggacaacagaggatgagatggttggatggcatcactgactcaatggacacaagtttgagtaagctccaggagttggtgatggacagggaggcctggcatgctgcagtccgtggggtcataaagagtcagatatgactgagtgactgaactgaattaagctATAAGGTTAGAAGCAAAGACATAGATTTGACAGTGAAGATGTGGAAAGACTTCCTAAAGGTTTGGAGAGAAAggataaagtataaaataatcatCTGTGGAAGTGAAAGAATTAATGCACTAGGGGAATGTAATATAATTGCTAGACCCCAACTCACTTCTTTTTAACTCTATCCTAATTGCACCTGGTATGATTCTCTGATGCTCATGTTCTTTTTCTCCTCAAAGCCATGCTCACTGATAAATGCCTACTTGATCTCCTGATTCAGCATAAATACTCCTCCCATCACAAAGCCTCACTTGACTACTagcgaagtgaagtgaaaatcactcagtagtgtctgactctttgcaaacctgcaGACTATAGAATcactggaattctctaggccagaacactggagcgggtagccattcccttctccaggggatatttccatcccaggtatcgaacccaggtctcctgcattgcaggcacattctttaccagctgagtcacaagggaagcccaactactAGAGGTAGACTTATAATCTCTTCTTCTACTTCAGACTGAATGTACTTATACTCAGTAGTTATTCTCTcgtggttcaggcagtaaagaatctgcctgccaacgtaggagaaccaggttcgatccctgggtcaggaagaccccctggagaaggaaatggcaacccacgccagtattcttacatagaaaatcccatggatagaggagcctggtgggctacagtccatggggtcataagagtcagatgcgactgagcaattGACACTTTTTTCTTATCATGTTTACATGCTTTTTTCTTCAGTTAATAATGAATTAATTCCAGGGCagaaaatctactttttttttttttttccattttggtatCATCATATGCCTGAAGTTCAAGAGATATTTATTAAACGAATGATCATTCTAGAAGACAAAGCAGAGTAACTAATTTTGAAGGAAAACTAGATGGCTCTGGTAGGGAGAATATTTTCTGAGTCCAGTTGTtcagtgaaggagaaagaaaagctaGTCACTGGTATAACCAAATCAATATTAATACAATCAATGTATTTTTAGCAGAAATTGTTCACTCACATTTTTGAGGAAATCCTAACACTGCCCAAAGAAGAAAGGCGATACCTCCACAAATCATACTTGACATGATTAGCATTTTCTTTGTTGCTATACCTGTGGAAAACATGTCACTGTTTATCTTGTAAAGAAAAGTGaacaggaggggggatcaggatggggaatacatgtaaatccatggctgattcatgtcagtgtatgacgaaaaccactacaatattgtaagtaattagccttcaactaataaaaataaatgggaaaaaaaaaaagaaaagtgaacaagtaaagaaacaaaaggcccaAATAATATTTCCCTTCTATCTTCTCTACATGCTATAGTTCACAACCCAGTAATTAACACTTAGGAAAATGAGGAAAGGCACAAAGATCTaatttgcagcagcagcagtctcaaAAGATCTTTGGCTCCACTTTTTGGTGCCATTTCTGAGAACTATGTTACTCAATCTTCTGCCTTGATTCCAGAACAGAAAAACAAGTTTCTCCTGGtgctttttaatgaaataatactgCCTTTTCCAAGAGATGGGGGAAATCTGGTGGAGAAGGGTAGATCCACAATTTCTCTGAAGTCTTTGCTTTACAAAGAAGATTGTTTTTACTTCAGGGTCAGATTATGTATGATATAAACCAAAATTCTGAGGATGCAAAGTGGGATCAAGAAAGGATGCTCAGTTCCTGTATCCAAGGACAACTTCTGTCTTCCCTCTTACCTGGCCTTTTGATCCTCTGCTCCACAACATTCCTATTCTCAGTTCTTTCACTCTCCATCTCAGACTCTCAAAGAAAAGGCTCAAAAGGAAAAGGCTCTTTGACAGTCACAACTGATGGAATAATCCCGGGGATGAACTGATAATTATATCTGATCCTCACTGCAGGAAAGCAAGATGCCAGTTTTCCCGGGGAGCGGGCAGAAGCAAGATTCAACTGGAAATAGTGCAGCAATCTAGCATCCTCCAGTCAATCTCGGCACTGGACTTCAGGCAGATGCCGCCTTGGCCTGCGCATATCATGTGTCCTTTTCTTTTACGTGTTTATGAACCTGGGTAGTAACGGCTACCAGGCGATTACCAACCGGTACCCTAGCTGCAGGGGCGTGGAGGATCAGCAGCCTGGGATTGGCTGGAGCACAGTGACAACTCTGAGAATTTCATATCTGATTGGCTCCTTACCTCTCACCCGCTAACTACTCAAAGCAGAGCCCAGAAAGGCCACTGTGCTCCAATTTTGGCTTCTTTATATAGTCTCCCGAAAATCTCAAATCTGAGACAATTTTACAcggtgggcttacagtccatggggtcataaagaatcggacaggactgaagcgattgagcacgcacgcacgcacttCAGAAGGAGTGTTTAAAGGTTTCatacacaaagaagaaaaggataaaatatgaGGTTTGTAATGAATATTACAAATAGATACAATGACAGGTAtgtgggtggaggggtggggtcgGGTGGTCAGGAAACAGCTTCCTTcggtttaaaataaatttttctgcCTATAcaaatttgtcttcatttttctagCTGACCTTTTCCAATGCAATTATGTGCAGACTGACCAGATTTAGCAAATTAAAACCTAGAATTTccacttaaatttgaatttcaggtcaACAATGCATattacaaataaatagaaatattgcATGAGGCATACTTActtgaaaaatgtattatttttttatctaaATTTACAATTTAACTGACTAAGATATTCAGGTATCTTATTCAGTTAGTTCAAAACACAAGATGTTTTTTACCTGACAACTTTACTTAGAtgcaacattttttaaatcttttaaattgtTAGGTGTTCCAGGGCTTGTGTGGGGGTTTTCCTCGATTCTCTGTTTACATTTCTCTGTGAACCTTAGGTTGTGACGCAGCGCAGGGACAGAACAGGAAAGGAGCAGGGAACAAAGAGAAGACAGATTGCTGTCCCTTTAAaggtgaaaagaaactaaagaaagtggaGGTAGAAAAAGAGGACATGAGGTGCTGAGAAGCAGATGTGGAGGACTTTAATGCAGGCAGTTTATTTTGAAAGTGAGAGAAACAGTTAGGGAACAAGAGAATTGAAACAGGAGGCCTGTCAAGCAAGTCACCACTGTGGATATCTGAAGATTCATTTAGCAGAGGAATTCTAGCAGCCATGGTTAACACCATCAGGCTGTTCCCCTCTCTGTCATTTTCAGCTGTAATGAGCTTCTCTTGAGCCTGAGAAGGAGAGCTTGCTGTTTTGCCTTCAGTGGCATAAGGCTCTTGTTCCCTAGGGGAGAAATTTCAGGTTTTGTGTCTTTTCAACAATGACTATTCATCTCCCCAGACCTGAAACATAAGGGAAATTTGCCTATATGTTGTGACCTGCTTTCAAACTTACAGCATCCAGTGAAGTTTGTAAAGTAGCTTCAGGTATCTGTGATTTACCTTTGTGTCCCCAGTTCTCAGGGTGTCTGTGCTCTAAAGCAAAACCACAGTCTGCCTTTAGCAACTTGTTAAACATTTTGGCTGAATTCTTTATAACAGCTTCTATGAATTGAGTATTTTCCCCAGGTGAGCAAGATTGCATGCCCTGTCTTTCTTTGAAGGTActtgtctttttcagatttcAGCTTAGCTGACTGCCCTATAACCTCAGAGCCCTGATAGGTTTAAGCAAAGTTATGAATTTGTGGATGATGCAGCTCTATTTAGTTGTAAATGCGGGAGTGATCGACTTCCCACCCTGCCCTCAGATGTCACTGTTTCTTCCCTTCCAGGGGCTCTGTCCCAGGGACCCAGCCTTGCAGCCCTTACAGGTTGACGTGTTTGCTCAGTTGCAGTGGGATAAACTTCCACCACTTGCAGTCAAGCTTGCCATCAAGACCTGAAGGAATTAactaatactgaagcttcagGGTAGGTCCTGTAACTCTCCAAAGTAACCGGCTGCAGTGCTTAAGACAATCATTTGATTCATTGCATCACAGTTCCGGTGACAGATTTTGACACATCCAGCAGTTACAGACATGAGGATGAGGGCTGGTGGTTTCTGTGGTTAAATGCTTAGGCAGCAGAATGTGGGAGAAGTGAGGCTTTCCCATGCGATAGTGCTGTGACCATACCACCTAGAGCTCAGCCCTTGAACACACTAGCAAGGAAGTGCTAAATTCCTAGTCAGGCACCTAAAACCCACTTGCAGCATCAGAATCTCCTTCCTGGAATCTGACATGCAGACCTGCCTAAATACAGTGCATAACCCCATGTtgtgaaaaaggagaggagagcTAAGCAACTGCTATGCTTTCTTTATCTATGATACTGTTCCCTAATAAATGTTCTGTTGGGAATGCATTGCTTGACCATTAgcttttaaatatgtatgtgcTCGGTAGGTGTTGTGTAATCAAAGAAGGGCCATCTCCCTGTTCTGACCACAAAACTGCGGCTTGTATCATATAAAACCTCCTACCAAAAAATTATTATCCAAGTTGAACAGAATTTGTAAAACAACTGAGAAGGCAAACTCAAGGGACTTTTTATATTCTACATGCCTTACATGTAGAATATAAGTAGAATATAAGTCCCTTATATTCTACATGCCtgctagaaaacaaacaaataaaaacctctCTTTGTAGAAAAATATCATTCATAATCTTTACTGTTTTTATAAACATGTGcatgtgctaaatcgcttcagttatgtcggactctttgctaccctgt includes:
- the LOC122423901 gene encoding C-type lectin domain family 2 member F-like gives rise to the protein MESERTENRNVVEQRIKRPGIATKKMLIMSSMICGGIAFLLWAVLGFPQKSKNPVIFYNKTCSEDAITCPQSWSRINNNCFFQSEREKTWMDGQTKCTAHSGSLAIFNSKNEVESLMPYLGPSCYWIGLKMDSTSKLWIWTNGDVFSNWFSIDGSGECACMFQKGISSDNCSDARKYTCSRKGFCP